In Montipora foliosa isolate CH-2021 chromosome 9, ASM3666993v2, whole genome shotgun sequence, the DNA window CACATAACATTTTTTATTTGGTGAATCAACCTTTTTTGGTTGGTTCGGAATATAacattgtttgattttttttcatttagagCTAATCTATTTAACGTTAGCCAGTCATGCACCTTCGCAAGTTCTCTGTTTGTAACTTACTGCCAGCGTAAAAAACGTTAGTGTCATCAACGCAAAGAAAGAATCCGGCTAAATTTATCTGAATGTCATTCTTGTATAGCCAGAACAGAAGGGCTACAGTAAGAGCCTGTTTAGATATGAAGTCATGACGAAAACCATTAGCCATAGTGATTTATTTTAGCTATCAAGATATCGTGGTCAACAGTGTCGAAAGCTTTTTGCAGATAGGTGAAAATGCCACATGAAAGTAAGCGGTCATCCATATTTGTTTGCATCGagtttttattatatttattatcgCGTGTTGAGTAGAATGTGTGTCATGTTGAACGTTGTATAACAATCCATTATTCTCAACAAAAGagacaatatatatatatatacgagcATACATCATTAACTTTTCAAAAATCCTTTGAAGTTAGATAATGGAGATACAGGTTTATAATTATTTGGGTAGATCTTGCTTGTCGTCTGATTTGAATACTGGCACTATTTTGGACAGTTTAAACTTAGCTGGATATATCCCCCGGCCCGGCATAGAGACAGACATTCTTTCAGCTTTTACAGCGTTCTGTGTTTGTTTGCAGGTATAACTTTGCACCTTTCCGGTCgatgaaattaaaattgaataaGGAAATCATTTCCTAGATGTAAAGACCGGTGAAAATGATAACACAAAATTCATACGAAACATTGGGATGGATGAAAGAAATAGGAAGGATCGATACGAAGGAAAGTAGCGTCTGCGGCATGAGGAATGAGACCATTGCAAGGTGTTAATTCTTATTGCTGTATTTCTCATTACACCCGGTCAGTGTATTATGCATCCGATGAAAGGCCGCTTTTAAAAATGCAATTGCGTAtattaaataatgacaattCCGCACTAAAAAAGCTGAAAGTTGAAAACACTTACCACGAAGAAACGCTGCTAATGTGATGAATACCATCATGTTTATACTCGCCAAAGAGGGCATTATTATAACCAAGAGAAAACAGCTAAATCAGCGACAAATCGACATATATCTCAGTCAAAACTTAACTTGGCAAAAGGGAAAATCTTGTTGTACTTGATGTCTCATGTTTAGTACCGAAGTGTGAATTGTTTCAGGTTGTAGTGATTTTAATATATGTTACCAGCAGATTTCATCAGtgttttcattttgcgtgtAAATCAATTATTAATAAAGTAACATCTGGATCTGGGCCAAAACTTTAGTATTCGTCTCTACATTTTCTCTCAGGTAACACTGAGGCTTTCTTGTTGTCATCTCATCATTGTCAATGTTTTTCTGGCTCCGCAATATTTGGCGAATCAGTAAACTTTTAGAAAGAGATAAATTTGAAATGGTTCTGCATGCTTTCGTCACAAGCAGaattgactattgcaatagaCTTCTTTATGGACTTCCAGATTGTGAAATAACTAAACTGCAGAAAGTACCGAACGCAGCAGTTAGGTTACTAACTTCCAGCAACAAATATGGCCATATTACGCCCGTTTTGCAAGAATTACACTGGTTGCCAGTCAGGAACAAAATACGTTTTTAAGAttttacttttaacttttaaagcACTTAATGGTATGGTACCAGCGTATATTAGCGATTTAATTGATGTAAGAAATTATGGACGCTATACACTACGCTCTGATAGCCCggcatttccgagttgctgcaagCCTCAGTtgcaaagcgagtcctggtgcacaaccattctaatggaaatgagttgcgtattcttatgcaaatcaagctcatttcccttacaatagttgagcaccaagactcacttcgaaagcgagaaaaacagcaactcggaaatgtcCCATTCAGGCACTATTCTATTACATTCAGCAGGGAACATGAAATGTTCTTTTGGTTACAGATCTTTTAGTGTAGCTTCTAGCAGGAGATCATGAGATGGGCTTCGGCTTTTAGCCTTTAGCTCTTAAATTACtttattattgttaaatttaGTTTATGTATATATTCAGTATATTTCAATGTATTGTAATGCGCTTTTTATCATTGTATGTTAAAAAGCGCAATATATATAAGTTAATATTTACATCAATTTTACattaatttgcacaatttgcttacgttgtttttgctatttttgtcttcgtgtGACAATAACGTCAtcctgattggccattctaaacagtgggTGCAGAGCCGGAGAACTAGTggagttctaaaaatagaaaaatactCGGAAAGGTTGGCTCATAGGGcttgggagaggcaagctcctactcgtGGGTTCCTGCCTGCAAACTGCAACCTGCACTTCACACCCTCCGTTggtcaatttgtattttatgATAACACTGATTTCCAATTTGGATGATAACTAGACGACGCTTGTGTAAATTGCTGTCGAGGGTTTAGTGTCTAAAAAAACTGCAGTTATGCTGCGGTTGGTTTTATCAATCTGATAAGTTAATAGAGGTGACTTAACTAAGTTAATTAAGTTCATGATAAGTCCGACGTTCGACCGTATTTGGATCGACCAACAcgctctatttttttttaataagagtAAATTTCCAAGTTGAAATCTCAAAAATGGTctgactaatttttttttccttgtcaattTTCGGACACAGACACTCCCTGGTTGTGTTAtttttcacttcacttcacccATGGAGGATGAAACTAGCCCGGCAATATGCTGTCTGATTAAAATTTAATCTGACAGGATTGTTGACTGATGAATGTCTCAGAAACACGGGAAAGGGGAATTCAGAGAGTTAAAACCCAAAAAATGTTCGGGAGAGCATGCCCCCTGACCTCTCAAAAGGTTTTTCGTTGATTTGGAAACCGGCCATTTTTTATCCTAGATCCGGCCTTGACACGGACAGCTCAAATGTTTTAATGAACagcttgtcttttttttttttttttttttcacgtttttaAATGAAAGCTTGTTTCCGAAGCAATTTTCATAgtcctatttttatttttaagctTGTAGGCGCCGACATCCGAGTTCTTGAAAATCCGACAACAAAGTtgtgaaaatccgacatccgagttgttgaaaatccgacatccTACTTGTAAAAATCTGACATCCGACTTgttgaaaatccgacatccgcCTTGttaaaaatccgacatccgacttGCTTAAAATGTGACATCCGACTTGTGAAGATCCAACATCCGACTTgttgaaaatccgacatccggCTTGTACAAATCCGACATCTGGAGTTgtgaaaaatctgaaaatctaaacatccgGCGGGTTGCAGCCGGATTCTAGAAGCTCGGTCTCCTTATTTTGGGTTTTGTCGTTACAGATCGATGATTATGAAACCTTcaattcacagttttgctttaacgaGTATGTCTTTGAgagtttttctttccttgtatTAAATGTAATGATGGTAAAAAGTATGCCGTTTAGTTTTTCCCTTTTATCGGGatcttgtgctgctgcattagatgaggaatatgTTTCCACATAGTTTATGGCAACTTCTAATATATAGggtgtttttcagtggtttttcgtattcTTCTCATAAGATTATTAACCTTCACGTGTTATTTATACGATCCTTGGGTGTAATTAGGATTTGTTTGTGACTTACTGACGCgtcctcaataaactttcacattGAAACTCGGGCTTTTGTGACAAAATAGGAGGTTTCTTGAATACGTTTACCAGTAATCGCTGATTTTGCATCAGCATTGTTTTAATATTTGACATTGCTtggttatagcggagctccgcgagcaccttcggcgcgcgcgcggagcatgcgagaaattttggctttatagccatgacgtcatcaaccgtccgtacgtccatccctccatgtatgccaatgtgaccagtatccatgttttgatcaattgacacctgtcaaaacaagatatccgctgaccagtatcacgtggctatgtcgcgggctcaagcttataGCTCACCGCGGTCAGCTTTTTTAAGTCGACCGCTGACCAGGAACTGGTTGTTGAATGGATTGCAGGCTcgacccaggttaactcacgtAAACATAAGTGAAGCTTCGTTTTtcacgcgctttctgtggctcgacgcggctacacggccatacttcgtcaactatagttcttacacagtcaacggtttttgtgttcaggtggaaaacggtttggaaaatgttttctttctgcatttttcgctggtgtcaatccagtttgacatatcatgatagttgtggtccacactggcggctacgaagctattcaagtcaagcatcggagggatatcaacttaaagctgagtgtttatttttaatttgcttagggctgcttttttttctgtattgcaatgtttggcatatctttagaacctctgataaggttacatgatgcctggaggagctatgactagaacagaaacgaaaggagagcgaaagagaacgacaacgacaaaacaggcGTGTTTAAATACCCAAAAAtgtgatctcgttttcagagataaagtggaataaagtacaattagtaaaactcttttttttttaccttgaatagaactgaaaaaggttttttatggcttctaattttggcgtgattcctattcgctggctattgacagttgattCTGAAATGGCTCTTTCAGGCTTTTCCATttgctcgctgagggtgtgcttgtttccttttaaaactcatgcggcgCAAGAAAAATTCactgccaaactggtgaattgcaaagtaaattttactcgaaaaatcgatatcgtactcatggcttcgggattcatgcgatatcggtttttagcgaaaaatttactgtggaattcactagttaggcaacgAATTTTagaagaaaagcaaagaaatagaggatatttcatggccgcgcggggatacgaattttatcttcgagtgctgaaagtatgagtaagcgaagcgaacgagtgagagatacctTCAGCCaagtaatgttctgtttattatataaatattgatgaaatgtccagatttaaaacaacttgttttattcattttcgaaatgatgaaaaagtggtcaccaaccgctaaaacacacatgttgtgtaacatgaaacaagatatgaaagttatgaaaaacaaatcatgataatgtaaaattttgcaataaaaatgttaatatagtagagaagaattatattaaagcgcAAAAGTACCTTACAATAAAGAGGAAGCTCgagttttattggctaatcgtgtccGTTACCATGTCGACAGCTATATTCTCACAtgagaaatatatataaaaaagatatgttcactgcgcacggtgaagatatgatttttaagtaaaaggaaaaatcctggtatttcatcagtatctacataataaaatgatttaattattaaagcagcaaccggaaacatcgaAACTAGGacaattcaaaaccttttatttgcactaaccctacaggcagtaagaataaataaccagggagctccacttttaggcttggctaaatctatatattactttgTGACAAATGGTAGTATTTTCTCGCTAGTTGACTTTTCTTAAGTGCCGACTGCCTTCGAGAAATATTGATGTTTTGGATAGCCTCGCTCTTCAAGGCGGGCTTTCAATCGACATAGTGCGTCCTGAAGAGTTTGTTCGGAGGAGCTTAATGGTCTCTCCCTTAAGAAAACCCTTCTTGGCACCTGGCGGGTGACAATAGGTAAAATGCGTGTATTGGAtggtttcagtcggcttgtgGTTTGTCTTGATATCGTAAATACATTCTCTTTTCGAATCATTCTCCTTGTATACTGTTGTGTCTAGGAAAGTGTTCTCCGACCTTCTCTGCAAACTTTAttgaagaaatagaaaacatgtaccgtgtttctatcgagttatagctATAGAAACACGAATGAAagttgggagaacgagaaatgctgtgggaacacgagccgcaggagagtgtttccacagctttttcgagttctcccaaactttcacgagtgtttctataactcgatagaaacacggagtacatgttttctatttcttttagaaaacaaggcgacgagaaaaaggaaaaaaacttgttaactctaattaccaaaatgtaaattatctttGCTCGCGCTATCAatacgtcaacagctcgtgctagttctgtgtctccatcgagttatagaaacacgatttttaaccaatcagcgcgcgtattttcttaggactgttctCTAAAGTTAGGTAGAAGTACATAGCTTGCACAATGAACAGGTTGATTTTCAACAACTCGGATGTCACCTACCAGCTTCCCTACTACTAATTGTGTTATGCACGACTATGCGTCAGTGCGAACTTTTATGTTGTGAAATGTAATTTAACCAGTTGTGAACAATCATTAAAGGTTGTAGTTAGTTTTGATGATATAACCGGCGTACGAAGACACTTTACATTGGCAACGAGGATAATTTTGATTTCTCTTAACGATCGGGTAAAGCGGCGAAGACATTAGGATGCCGGGACGAGGAGACGATACAGCGTTGGCGAGCAATGACGAGGGATCTGGTGGAGTGTTAGTGAGTGATGCTTTCTGAAGATGTTGGTTCCCTAGCGGGTCTGGCCACGTGCTGGGAAGCTCTTATCTCCCGCGAAATGTCCTTCCCGGCCGCAATCAAAACAAATTTCCGGCCTCTTGCCTCCTTTTGCGCCACGAGCAGGGTTTGAACTGGGTACAACTTACATTGAATCAGCCGATTTATTTAATTGACCCATAGAATACTGAAGAATTATTAGGCCTaggctagattaataattttaaGCCTAAGCTTGGATTtaaaatagaccttattcataaatggcggtcacaattataattcttttgtccaagtgcaaattagcctaccaagcctcatgttagagcaagaattctttttaaTTAACAGTATGATAtagaggcttggtaggctaatttgcacttggacaaaagaatcataaattgaccgccatttatgaataaggtctatgttTAGCTTTGGcgtgaagtttggaaaactACCTTTGCAgtgtaatattgtttgttggCGTTCGATaacacagcattatcaaatagtgtttaaaatattgtttctgagcagctagcggtgcggtggtcaagtggttaggtgacgggttaataatgaacattcccaggttcgagtcctacttCCATACACTTGAGTTGtccttttaaaaatatatgaccatttcccataatccatatcaagctttcagtcttctaaattaacgataatagtaaagtCAGAGCAAATcaagaattaacgataatcgttaatttaagGTAGAAAGTGGATTGATTTAAACACACGGGAGTAAATTGATGGTTTCTCCGTTTTGTTTGGCACCGAGTGGCATGGTGATGTCTAGttatatattttgtaacgctTCGCTAATGACAATGGAGTATGTTCAGATTCGTGTTAATTGTAGAAGTACTTTAGGCATGCTCGCGGGTATGTTGAACCCCTAGGGGTTTTCTAGGTTACttaagattttgtaagttatacaagagccactcgaaggcatctctttcaactttgactttatttgcttaTTCACTTATGTAATTTTCTCTTTGGTATGTTGAAAACGCTTGCTGtgtcaataaacgagatgcccgccCTCTGATGCTGTGTTTATGTTTATtaaagattagttacaaaatattttataatcgTTTCAGGGTGATTAGAGTATAACTTGGCTTTGCCGCTTCGCGGCCGATCACTCCAGCGGCAAAACCACAACTTAACTTGCGCAAGTTTAAATAATCCCGTAATAAAACATCGCCCACCACCTACGCAGTCTTAAGCTCCTTATCACTCATCAGTGCTTTGCGGCAAAACACAAGACTAAACGAAAACAACTTTTCTCAATCGTCTctcttaatttcttttattatcCATAGTCTAGATATTTACACATGATGAACTGTAGGGAGGGGAGGTTTGTTGGGACTGATCTACAgtcaaatcaataaaaatatataaagttACATCTTCTTTAACTATCAAATTGCCCGACAAAAAAGAGACAAAGTGAATAGTTATGAGGAATGTTATAAATCTGTAATACCTGTCTTGAAAATGTGAAATAAATAAGACAGTTCACATTTAACTCAACTTGATATTTTATTGAAgggaaaaattaaagaaataaaaataatattttcattTGATCCTTAGTACGAGAATAAATCGATTAAGTGTGTAAAggtattttgttattgttttgattTGAATTGCTATGTTTCGTTTCGTGATtggctaaagaaaaaaaaaaactcacagCCAAACTTAAACCGTTTTGCTTTCCTTCAGCATAAATTACAATGTCAAGGTTTTTCCGACGGGCAAAATTCAAACCACggctaatattattattttattataactgctcacttcttttttttttaatttctctctcctttcttctatttcttttgtttcgtgcACAATGACTCGCTTCATTCATATATTCTTTCTGCTATTTCACTTTCTTTTATCATGTGaacttcttttatttatttaacttcgTTATTAAACTTACCGGCGCAACCCGGCTCGCTTAGCTCTACCTTATCATGGGCTCTTGGCTCTGCTCTCTCTGTGCGGGTTCCGCAGGATTACCATTCTAATATATTCAAAAACTAAtaaaacgttgttgttgttgttaagcGTTAATCGGTTCTTGAACAACATGGCCCAGGATTGCACGAGAACAGGAACCCATGAGTAGGTGCTTGcttctcccatacaagccctatgagtcgaTCTTCGTGCGTATCTTTCTATATTCTGAACTGTTTTTCGGCTCTGCACACACCGTTTacaatggccaatcagaataaagttattgtcaaacaaagacaaaaatcgCACAAacaaatgtatgcaaattgtgcaaatcgATATAAATGCGAGTCTCCCGCTGAAGGTTTAGTCAGTTTAGTTcttaaaatagaaagatacgcgcacaGGTTGACTCGAGTATACAGTGCATGGGGAGACTCAAGAATAAGCCCGACGCTGTGCATGttaaacgtcacaaagtgtctacACCCATTCTCTTCAAATGAACATCGCGTATCTCCAAAGAAGCGTCACACAAATGGTGACCCGAACTCGAGCACTAACCAAACAATAACCCGGGGAGACGTAGTGTTGTATCGCATAAGGCGCACGAAAACTCATTAAAGATATGTGATTTCGTTATGGTTAGCTCATGTGCTCAGTCTACGTCtgctttgattggccaaagtcgTTTCCTTTCTTGGGTTTCACGGTGCTCAAATAGTAACGGAGTTTCTGTTATTTCCGTTACAAAGGTGCTGTATAGTTGGTGCCGTGAGATTATAAGATCGAAGGTCAGATAAAAATACATTGACTGGGTACGTGTTCATACATTAATGTAAGAGTCTGTTTTTTCCCGGCTCAACCGGCCCATACTGTGCCATTCTTACTATGTGTGCGCGCAATCACGCCAGTTCTCTCCAGATAATGTTAAAAACAAAATCTTTCCTAAACGAAAAACTTCTTTATAGAAATAGACGTTTAACAGACCTTACAAGTTCCTCAATGTTGTCTGTACTATAACGTAACTTCTTTCACGACAATTGGCTCATAAATCACTTGAAGAATAAATCCATGCAGCCGAAATAGATGCAAACTTCAAACTTCCGGTTTGACAAGTTTCACAAATTCTGTGCAAAAGGATACGACAGCATAAGATTTAGCAAGCATAACAAACACGAGAAAAAAACATTAGTACGCATAGCCAAAAGCGTCTTTACCTTCAAACGTTATTTTCCTCTTTCTGCTGTCTTGGTGATCCTGTAAAATTTCGTTGATGTCTTGTTCTGGAATGGTCTCTCCCATGTGACGCATCACATATCGAATTTCATTAGAGAATATGTAACCTTTGTCATCACCGTCAAACGTTCTGAAAGCTTCGAGGAGTTCTTCCTGGTCAAGCGTGTTATTGTTCTGGTTGATCATCATGTTAACAAATTCGCCAAAATCCACCACACCATTTCCTGTAAATAGTGAAGACAATTTATGATCTCACTAGCTGTCAGCTTTTCAGTGGCAGAACAACAGCCAATACAATGTTTTCAATTGTATTAAAGCTGGTTTAATCATACTGCTTGCTACTTGCGCAAGATTACTCTTATCAACAACTGGACAAATGAATTTATTTAACTACAGAACAAAGAGCTATTCACTTACGAGATCAGAAGCTAACAAATATTTGCTAACAAATAATTGCGTATGAGAAGAGTTTCAGTGCCCGGAAAGAATGAATCTTCCGAGGGCTGAAACTCTATTCAAACAAGTTGTTGAAACCCTATTCGCAAACTAAAAGGGCCGCTGTTTATCTGCTTTTGAACACTATAGCATAGCTGCAGTGTTTTAACCTTTGGGACAACTCCGCCAAACACCTTATATCAAGATGGCCCTTGaggaaactttgaaaaaaaagcaacaCCAAAAGGAATATTGGGTTAGTGGTAACAATATATGTATCAGACATACAGAAAACTCTGCGAAGGATATATTTTCATGTTTTACCAGTTTTAAATTGAAGTTTGAACCTTGACGTCACAATGGAGCAAATCGAAAGATGAAAACACTAAATACGGATAGAATAGAATCGGTTTAAAAGAGAGACCTCCGTATTATTTACCCCTAGTCAAGTTATGAAGAGGCCCTTATTGCATTTAAATTATCCACCCTCAAATCTAGACAAGAGAAGTTTTGTATTAGATTCATGAATAAGATACATGACCTTCCCTCCCCACCCTTACGTAACCTGTCGCCTAATACTAATTATAATCATGATTATAATCTCAGGTGTGGGAATAGTTGGGTGGAAATGTAAGTTGCCATTACTAAGTGCTTTAATGACTTCATTACTATACGCCGCCTGCAGGATCATCAGAGTAGTTTAAATACCAATCCCTTTAATACatatcatattattatttatttgctATCTATTTACTCTATttagtatcgcgatcttcttatagttttgcctatgcgcgagccgtcaatatttcgtggtattgccgtctcacttttgcggcatGTGATTGGttgtaatgttgaaattgacgtcgttgcactgaattgggttgctgacgtaagcaaacaaatacgtttcgcaggtagaaagaattgaaatttcgatcaggcgcgggttgattagtttacagttttatttatccccaactagccgtcaatataatgtggtattgccgtctcaaaatcgcaatttgtttttaatattgTTGCTTGTCTTTTGCTGACATCGTTGTAATGCGGCTCTCAAAATAACGCCAAAGGATTGAATAAacgattgttattattattattattactattattattattatgattattattattattattattattattattattattattattaaagttaGAGGATTCGACTCATTTCTGGATTCGCAGGGCAGTGTGGCAGCCGTGAGCTTTTATTTTTtgtaagtctaagtcattgccTATGTTGTTCGGTCTTCTGTTTTCACTTTGGGTTGCAACATGAGAACACTGTACCTTACCAGAAGTTTATAACCGGCCAGAAGTCTCCATCTGCGATGAAATCGGAAGCCAATCAGTTTACGGTATTATCTATCTTTGGAACGGTCACTGCTAGATTTTTGGGGGAACAAAACATAGCGGTATTGCGTTCCGAGTACGATTTTGAATTTAGGACGTGCAATCCCTCGTGCGGCGGATACTTGCCTGCGGACCAATCAAGAGAGTTGCGGTCATTAAgcccaatctgattggtcaTCATTTGGCTGGACCTGTATTctaattaggccatttccgagttcacatctgcctcctcctcaaagcgagtctaagtgcgaagtttttgtgatggtaattagttcttctttacttagctcttattaaacgagcaggaggtctgtatgggagaatcttgaccgaggtcgtgagcagagaccgaacgcagtgacaTTTttcttgcgaacggcgatgagtggcgatgagctgaacttaattctgtcaaagtttgctcgtcatcctctcttttgtcatcatgctgttgggcacttccataaataaatattgttagaagaaaatactcaatatttttgcattacagtttgcatcttttcaccgcaaaacattaccggtctagatgccggtctagatgggaaaatctagaccgcggtcaatatcgatttcagccaatcaaattcgtgaacttggtagttcccagtccttgtgatacagagccatataataaatatgaataataaataattttcaaTAAGAAAAACTtggcacttaaactcgctttaaagaggaggaagacatgaactcggaaatccTATTAAGTGATTGGCTAAGGCCAAATGAGAGAGATTGACACTTCTGGGTCTTGGACTTCTGACTTAACGAGAACTGCTACATGCTACCTCAGTTCAACTTTAGTAACTTTAAATTGCTGTGCAATTCCTTAATTGggaatagagcgagtttcaatcgagtgtcgtaaagccaaaaccaaagtaactactttggccaatcaaaaaggacggagaccatccagtaaaccaatcaaaactcgaagtaattacacgtagccgacacaaagcgcgggaaaatgtg includes these proteins:
- the LOC137969439 gene encoding calmodulin-like isoform X1, with the protein product MSTKRREGLEIDNIEDKLTEEQIEEYRDAFKFFDKDGNGFITTRELGAIMRSLGQNPTEIELQDMVNEVDYDGNGVVDFGEFVNMMINQNNNTLDQEELLEAFRTFDGDDKGYIFSNEIRYVMRHMGETIPEQDINEILQDHQDSRKRKITFEEFVKLVKPEV
- the LOC137969439 gene encoding calmodulin-like isoform X2 produces the protein MDKLTEEQIEEYRDAFKFFDKDGNGFITTRELGAIMRSLGQNPTEIELQDMVNEVDYDGNGVVDFGEFVNMMINQNNNTLDQEELLEAFRTFDGDDKGYIFSNEIRYVMRHMGETIPEQDINEILQDHQDSRKRKITFEEFVKLVKPEV